One segment of Argiope bruennichi chromosome 11, qqArgBrue1.1, whole genome shotgun sequence DNA contains the following:
- the LOC129956812 gene encoding uncharacterized protein LOC129956812, producing the protein MGSSKRGPFSGRQKVQISPNFEQHFDRYFVIKRVSDKNESFDTVSPFLVQKSISATVGEVASIKKMKSGDLLIEVSTRKQAQNIQKVKALATIPVTISPHTSLNTSQGVITCGEIFNLPLDYIQEELKPQGVIKVRRITIRREGQILETKHHILTFKSPKLPDFIYAANCRGTVTCARCSEKGHESQQCSAPEKCVNCKSEHTSFSRLCPSWKLEKQITTTKIKEEISYPEGRKKVLAQTPLPGVSYASVVQKSFCENCSCGNCTRKTIQLKSQKSSDSDTEESINNISDSGKPEKKQRKSKSDKSLKLKLAKRGLSKSDLSSKLKKNVSKNSVALGLASQGIAHRDLTSIFGGMQNSPDLKLHPSEDEDEFGMNCDISATQTTANISPSATRIS; encoded by the exons atgggctcctccaaacgtggtccctttagtgggcgtcaAAAAGTACAAATTTCTCCTAATTTTGAACAACATTTTGATCGGTATTTTGTAATTAAACGTGTATCTGACAAAAACGAATCTTTTGACACAGTGTCTCCTTTCCTAGTGCAGAAATCTATCTCCGCAACAGTTGGGGAAGTtgcatctattaaaaaaatgaaatctggtgACTTGCTTATAGAGGTCAGTActcgaaagcaagcccagaaTATTCAAAAAGTGAAAGCTCTCGCCACGATCCCTGTTACTATCAGCCCTCACACATCGTTAAACACATCTCAAGGTGTAATTACTTGCGGAGAAATATTTAACCTACCTTTAGATTATATTCAAGAAGAGTTAAAACCACAAGGTGTTATAAAAGTTCGCCGCATTACCATCCGGCGAGAAGGACAAATACTTGAAACTAAGCATCACATCCTCACTTTTAAGTCTCCAAAACTGCCAGATTTCATATATGCAG CTAATTGCCGCGGAACTGTTACTTGCGCCCGTTGCTCTGAAAAAGGGCATGAAAGCCAACAATGTTCTGCACCAGAGAAGTGCGTAAACTGCAAAAGTGAGCATACTTCTTTCTCTCGGTTATGTCCAAGCTGGAAACTTGAAAAACAGATCACCACtacaaaaattaaagaggaaatttcTTACCCCGAAGGAAGAAAGAAAGTACTTGCACAGACACCGTTACCTGGTGTAAGCTATGCATCCGTGGTCCAGAAAAGCTTCTGTGAAAACTGCAGTTGTGGAAACTGCACTAGGAAGACTATacaattaaaatctcaaaaatcgtcgGATTCAGACACAGAAGAATCCATAAACAATATTTCTGACTCTGGAAAGCcagaaaaaaagcaaagaaaatcgaAATCTGACAAATCCctaaaattaaaacttgcaaaGCGAGGACTGTCAAAGTCAGACCTATCTTCGaaactgaagaaaaatgtttctaaaaactcTGTAGCTTTGGGACTTGCTAGTCAAGGGATAGCTCATAGagatttaacatcaatttttGGAGGCATGCAAAACAGTCCTGATCTCAAACTCCATCCTTCTGAGGATGAGGATGAATTTGGGATGAATTGCGATATTTCAGCAACACAAACCACTGCCAATATTTCCCCTTCTGCAACTAGaatttcttaa